The Agarilytica rhodophyticola genome has a window encoding:
- a CDS encoding TonB-dependent receptor, whose product MHNKRINFKLSALMVAMTMSHLVNGQENADGDKPGLEVMIVTAQKRAQNLQDVPIAIQSFNNESLQSKGISSVTDLAPSLPNVELDYTSAFSGSTQVLGAFIRGIGQADFAFNLEPGVGVYIDGVFYARAIGSVVDLLDVDNIEVLKGPQGTLFGRNTIGGALNITTRKPSDTFQHMGEITIGEYNRKDLRGVVDIPLSDSLFSQLSFSSKNRDGYHRRIPFPGTFTTDVGRFIGTGEETFNDTQGGENNHTLRGKLLWDNGGDISVLFSVDSSNTDEASAPNTLIGTFPDAPDPNNGLLGFLYNACISAPAGAVAPFCDSNRAVVGTALGGVNLDGTNTNDRLLYNDQFITDDIDTTYGRGANYSKLSSWGTSATLDWSLSNDVDFKSITAYRELDSSFGSDVDGSPLVINDTSFAIRQQQWSQELQLTGLSFDGKMEWVGGFYYFHEQGDSTDNVVFGEGLVQIVGPNDFTNDAYALFGQLNYSFTDKFSSTVGVRYTYEDKVFTGGQRDLNAFASQSGAVAPEDHPDPSDLTLYFPTDENNRTFDNVSAKLGFEYRFTPDILSYVSFSQGFKSGGWTTRATVAITEAPEFEEETADTYEVGLKSQWFDNTLRLNMALFSTDYDDLQITVQRGLSPFIENAGKSKIEGLEADFIWVATDALTLSGAIGLIDARYTELEAGAQVQEDFLFNNTPEESASLSVDYVMSMQSGSSWQWHVDYAYTSEQANDAENTPELIADSQSTFNGSLTFRPSNENWEVALGAKNITDERYIVSGFRQVGAGVIDGTYSRPREWYLTFRYFNQ is encoded by the coding sequence AAAACGCTGATGGAGACAAACCCGGGCTTGAGGTGATGATCGTCACTGCACAAAAGCGGGCGCAAAACCTGCAGGATGTGCCGATTGCCATTCAATCGTTCAATAATGAATCCTTGCAGAGCAAAGGTATTTCAAGTGTGACTGATTTGGCCCCCTCACTGCCCAATGTGGAACTGGATTATACCTCTGCTTTTAGTGGTTCAACGCAAGTGCTTGGGGCTTTTATTCGCGGTATTGGGCAGGCGGACTTTGCTTTTAACTTAGAGCCTGGTGTGGGTGTTTATATCGATGGAGTGTTTTATGCACGTGCGATAGGATCTGTTGTCGACCTACTTGATGTTGACAATATTGAGGTATTGAAAGGGCCTCAAGGCACTTTGTTTGGCCGCAATACTATTGGTGGAGCGCTCAATATCACCACACGCAAGCCATCGGATACGTTCCAACATATGGGTGAAATCACCATTGGTGAATACAATAGAAAAGACCTCCGTGGCGTGGTTGATATTCCCCTAAGCGATTCCCTGTTTTCACAATTATCTTTTTCTTCGAAAAATCGTGATGGCTATCATCGTCGTATTCCTTTCCCTGGTACCTTCACTACTGACGTAGGCCGTTTTATCGGTACTGGAGAGGAAACCTTTAACGATACCCAAGGCGGAGAAAATAATCACACCTTACGCGGTAAGCTGCTATGGGACAACGGCGGCGACATCAGCGTGTTGTTTTCCGTTGATAGCTCCAATACTGATGAAGCCTCTGCACCTAACACGTTAATCGGCACATTCCCCGATGCGCCAGATCCTAATAATGGTTTATTGGGTTTTTTGTATAATGCTTGTATTTCTGCACCAGCAGGTGCTGTAGCACCCTTTTGTGATAGCAACCGCGCGGTTGTTGGCACGGCATTAGGTGGGGTTAATCTCGATGGCACCAACACCAACGATAGACTTCTCTATAATGATCAATTTATTACTGATGATATTGATACTACTTACGGGCGAGGAGCAAATTATTCCAAGCTCTCTTCGTGGGGCACATCGGCGACATTAGATTGGTCTTTATCTAATGATGTGGATTTCAAATCAATCACAGCTTATCGCGAACTGGACAGTAGCTTTGGTTCTGATGTGGATGGTTCGCCACTTGTTATCAACGATACTTCCTTTGCCATAAGGCAGCAGCAGTGGTCACAAGAATTGCAACTTACCGGCTTATCATTTGATGGCAAAATGGAATGGGTCGGCGGTTTTTATTACTTCCATGAGCAAGGGGACTCTACCGATAATGTAGTGTTTGGTGAGGGTTTGGTACAGATTGTTGGGCCTAATGATTTCACCAATGATGCCTATGCATTATTTGGCCAACTGAATTACAGCTTCACCGATAAATTTAGTTCTACTGTCGGTGTGCGCTATACCTATGAAGATAAGGTCTTTACCGGAGGGCAGAGAGATCTCAATGCCTTTGCGTCCCAGTCTGGTGCAGTGGCACCAGAGGATCATCCAGATCCGAGCGATTTAACCTTGTATTTCCCCACTGATGAAAATAACCGAACGTTTGATAACGTTTCTGCAAAATTAGGCTTTGAGTATAGGTTTACGCCAGATATTTTATCTTACGTATCTTTCTCCCAAGGTTTTAAAAGTGGTGGCTGGACAACAAGGGCCACGGTGGCTATCACCGAAGCGCCTGAATTTGAAGAAGAGACAGCAGACACCTACGAAGTAGGTTTAAAATCTCAGTGGTTTGATAACACGCTACGCCTAAATATGGCCCTGTTCTCGACCGACTATGATGATCTTCAAATCACCGTTCAGCGGGGCTTGTCTCCATTTATCGAAAATGCAGGAAAGTCTAAAATCGAAGGGCTAGAGGCCGATTTTATATGGGTTGCAACCGATGCATTGACGCTAAGTGGTGCCATTGGCCTAATTGATGCTCGTTATACTGAGCTTGAAGCCGGTGCTCAGGTTCAGGAAGACTTTCTTTTTAATAACACGCCAGAAGAATCAGCCAGCCTTTCTGTTGATTATGTTATGTCTATGCAATCGGGAAGCTCATGGCAATGGCATGTGGATTATGCTTACACCAGTGAACAGGCGAATGATGCCGAGAATACCCCAGAGCTTATCGCTGATAGCCAAAGTACATTCAATGGCTCATTAACATTCAGACCGAGTA